A DNA window from Setaria viridis chromosome 2, Setaria_viridis_v4.0, whole genome shotgun sequence contains the following coding sequences:
- the LOC117843968 gene encoding basic blue protein, with product MAAPRQALLLAVVVAAACLASLASATDWMVGDKDGWRAKFNTTGWADGKTFTVGDTLMFMYPQGKHTVVQLSNKDDFVACNLNANPIATWKSGNDVVTLDKPGKVWFFCSVPGHCDNGMKLVINVEDGAPIPAPPGPSSSAPATGYTVAAAVAVAAGAVVASVLAF from the exons ATGGCGGCTCCCCGGCAAGCTCTGCTcctggccgtcgtcgtcgccgccgcgtgccTCGCGTCGCTGGCCTCCGCCACGGACTGGATGGTCGGGGACAAAGACGGCTGGAGGGCCAAGTTCAACACGACCGGCTGGGCCGACGGCAAGACGTTCACGGTCGGCGACACCCTCA TGTTCATGTACCCCCAGGGGAAGCACACGGTGGTCCAGCTCAGCAACAAGGACGACTTCGTGGCGTGCAACCTGAACGCCAACCCGATCGCGACGTGGAAATCCGGCAACGACGTCGTCACCCTCGACAAGCCCGGGAAGGTGTGGTTCTTCTGCAGCGTTCCCGGCCACTGCGACAACGGCATGAAGCTCGTCATCAACGTCGAGGACGGCGCCCCgatcccggcgccgccgggcccgTCGTCGTCCGCCCCCGCCACGGGATAcacggtcgccgccgcggtcgccgtggccgccggcgccgtggtcGCGTCCGTGCTCGCGTTCtag